In Marinicella rhabdoformis, a genomic segment contains:
- a CDS encoding sensor histidine kinase — protein sequence MLNDQDKIKFHKLERRNLQILNLFRLFVALYFFALAHNSSFNAFHEITTFHHNVNLTVAFYIVCALMVAVISYVSSQVDATRISKFTLFVDLFVMIYMAYATNGISQGLAILPVLVIGSSSILYRRAANILLAPTLASILLLTMPSMVSFASLDDITQSSKLLHILAYFVIALLGIRQSMSYTSTLSMYRAQSKTISGLENLNQIIIEKLSQGVVIYQNDHVIVHANQTAKELLNIDDDIFLPQDVIEVIENNADGQVYQNADNNNLYLRPALIDEEQNIHLLFIEDSSFLKKAAQQLNLASLGKMSSSIAHEIRNPLAAINTASELLIESPDLKEQDKEISQIIVNNVLRANSIIEDILQMSRRSTADPKDLLIKALLEEIKSDMVMQKQATITQIEIEMDDTDKTISFDSKHIKQILWNLTTNALKHGEDGILKIKVKDQHIDFMNKGKAFDEEKINNLFEPFFTTHSRGTGLGLHICRELCHDNHAKLNYLYDEPYHMFRLTFNLSK from the coding sequence ATGCTTAATGACCAAGACAAAATAAAGTTCCACAAACTGGAACGAAGAAACCTGCAAATTTTAAATTTGTTTCGTTTGTTTGTGGCTTTGTATTTCTTTGCTCTGGCACATAACAGCAGCTTCAATGCTTTCCATGAAATCACCACATTCCATCACAATGTCAACTTAACCGTTGCCTTTTATATTGTTTGTGCGTTAATGGTTGCTGTCATCAGCTACGTGTCAAGCCAAGTAGATGCCACAAGAATCAGTAAATTTACATTATTCGTGGATTTATTTGTGATGATTTATATGGCCTATGCTACCAATGGAATCAGCCAAGGCCTTGCCATATTGCCTGTACTGGTCATTGGATCATCTTCGATACTTTACCGGCGTGCTGCTAACATTCTATTGGCGCCGACCTTAGCGTCCATATTGTTATTGACCATGCCCAGTATGGTCAGTTTCGCCAGCTTAGATGACATTACACAGTCCAGTAAGTTACTTCATATTCTAGCCTATTTCGTTATTGCGTTATTGGGCATCAGACAGTCCATGTCGTACACGAGTACTCTGAGCATGTACCGCGCGCAAAGTAAAACCATTTCTGGACTGGAAAATTTAAATCAAATCATCATAGAAAAACTCAGCCAAGGTGTAGTGATTTATCAAAATGACCATGTCATTGTCCACGCCAATCAGACCGCCAAAGAATTGCTCAACATAGATGATGACATTTTTTTGCCACAAGATGTCATTGAGGTGATTGAGAATAATGCCGATGGGCAAGTTTATCAAAACGCCGATAACAACAACCTGTATTTGCGGCCTGCTTTAATTGATGAAGAGCAAAACATCCATTTGCTTTTTATTGAAGACTCAAGCTTTTTGAAAAAAGCAGCCCAACAATTGAACCTCGCTTCATTGGGCAAAATGTCCAGTTCAATCGCGCATGAAATCAGAAACCCTTTGGCTGCCATCAACACCGCTTCAGAACTGTTAATTGAATCTCCTGACTTAAAAGAACAAGACAAAGAAATCAGTCAAATCATTGTCAACAATGTGTTGCGAGCGAACAGCATCATTGAAGACATTTTACAAATGTCTCGTCGCTCAACTGCCGACCCAAAAGATTTATTAATCAAAGCGCTGTTAGAAGAAATCAAATCTGACATGGTGATGCAAAAACAAGCCACCATCACACAAATAGAAATTGAGATGGATGACACCGACAAAACCATCAGTTTTGACTCCAAGCACATCAAGCAAATTTTGTGGAACTTAACCACCAACGCCTTAAAACATGGTGAAGATGGCATACTTAAGATAAAAGTCAAAGACCAGCACATAGACTTCATGAACAAAGGAAAGGCCTTTGACGAAGAAAAAATCAACAACCTGTTCGAACCCTTCTTTACCACCCACAGTCGCGGCACCGGCCTGGGATTACACATCTGTAGGGAACTGTGCCACGACAACCACGCCAAACTCAACTACTTATACGATGAACCCTACCACATGTTTAGATTGACATTTAACCTGTCAAAATAA